A DNA window from Ranitomeya imitator isolate aRanImi1 chromosome 2, aRanImi1.pri, whole genome shotgun sequence contains the following coding sequences:
- the STMN3 gene encoding LOW QUALITY PROTEIN: stathmin-3 (The sequence of the model RefSeq protein was modified relative to this genomic sequence to represent the inferred CDS: inserted 1 base in 1 codon), translated as MVSTMSAYKEKMKELSMLSLICSCFYSQPHPKTITEYEDMEVKQLNKRSSGQSFEVILKSPSDLSPDGPPLAISPRKREVSLEELQKRLEAAEERRRTQEAHVLKQLAEKREHERDVLHRAIEDNNNFSKMAEEKLNYKMELSKEIRDAHLAALRERLREKEVHAEEVRKNKKQXGGEVWIGAAAAVDFHASSQ; from the exons CCTACAAAGAGAAGATGAAGGAGCTGTCTATGCTGTCCCTGATCTGCTCCTGCTTTTACTCGCAGCCTCATCCCAAGACAATCACTGAATATGAAG ACATGGAGGTGAAGCAGCTGAATAAAAGGTCGTCAGGGCAGAGCTTTGAGGTGATCTTGAAATCTCCTTCAGACTTGTCCCCCGATGGTCCTCCACTGGCCATCTCTCCTAGGAAGAGGGAGGTTTCCTTGGAAGAACTGCAGAAGAGGCtggaggctgctgaagagaggagAAGG ACCCAGGAAGCTCATGTGCTGAAACAGCTTGCTGAGAAGAGGGAACACGAGCGGGACGTTCTGCACAGGGCAATAGAAGACAATAACAACTTCAGCAAAATGGCGGAGGAAAAACTCAACTACAAGATGGAGCTGAGCAAGGAGATACGCGACGCCCACTTGGCGGCTCTCAGGGAGCGTCTCCGTGAGAAG GAGGTCCATGCAGAGGAGGTCCGCAAGAACAAGAAGC GGGGAGGAGAAGTCTGGATAGGGGCCGCCGCCGCTGTAGACTTCCATGCCAGCTCTCAATaa